In the genome of Variibacter gotjawalensis, one region contains:
- a CDS encoding Bug family tripartite tricarboxylate transporter substrate binding protein, whose translation MISRRHLLQGSAGVAALAALGSRADAQALEQLQLFVPAAPGGGWDQTARTMELVLKHENLIKNSQITNVGGAGGAVGLPQFVNQWKNRPNALMVAGLVMVGALIANKAPVKITQTQPVARLTGEAEVLVVPANSPIKTAKDFGEALKADPKKVSVAGGSAGGTDHILLGLIGKALGVAPKSLNYVAYAGGGPAIAAILGGHVTGGISGYGEFGEQIKAGKVRALAVSSAERQPGIDVPTLKEQGIDVELSNWRGVFAPPGASKETRDALIKLMDQMMKTATWKTETEKREWSSIPLFGDDYGKFLDGEIARVESVLKDIGLAG comes from the coding sequence ATGATTTCGAGGCGTCATCTATTGCAGGGAAGTGCCGGCGTTGCGGCGTTGGCAGCACTGGGAAGCCGCGCGGACGCGCAAGCTCTCGAGCAATTGCAGCTGTTCGTGCCGGCCGCGCCGGGCGGCGGCTGGGATCAGACCGCGCGCACGATGGAGCTCGTGCTCAAGCACGAGAACCTCATCAAAAATTCGCAGATCACCAACGTGGGTGGCGCAGGCGGCGCGGTCGGCCTGCCGCAATTCGTCAATCAGTGGAAGAACCGTCCGAACGCGTTGATGGTCGCCGGCCTCGTGATGGTCGGCGCGCTGATCGCCAACAAAGCGCCCGTGAAGATCACGCAGACGCAGCCGGTCGCGCGCCTGACCGGCGAAGCCGAAGTGCTCGTCGTGCCGGCGAACTCGCCGATCAAGACCGCGAAGGACTTCGGCGAAGCCTTGAAGGCCGACCCGAAGAAAGTCTCGGTCGCGGGCGGTTCGGCAGGCGGTACCGATCACATTCTGCTCGGCCTCATCGGCAAAGCGCTCGGCGTTGCGCCGAAGAGTCTCAACTACGTCGCCTATGCGGGCGGCGGCCCGGCAATTGCCGCGATCCTCGGCGGTCACGTGACGGGCGGCATTTCGGGCTACGGCGAATTCGGCGAGCAGATCAAAGCCGGCAAGGTGCGCGCGCTGGCGGTGTCGTCGGCGGAGCGTCAGCCCGGCATCGATGTGCCGACGCTGAAGGAGCAGGGGATCGACGTCGAGCTGTCGAATTGGCGCGGCGTGTTCGCGCCCCCGGGCGCCAGCAAGGAAACCCGCGATGCTCTCATCAAGCTGATGGATCAGATGATGAAGACCGCAACGTGGAAAACCGAGACCGAGAAGCGCGAGTGGTCGTCGATCCCGCTGTTCGGCGACGATTACGGCAAGTTCCTCGACGGCGAGATCGCGCGTGTCGAGTCGGTGCTGAAGGATATTGGATTGGCGGGGTGA
- a CDS encoding tripartite tricarboxylate transporter TctB family protein, protein MNDTTKKGFALPEALIGGGLLLFSAFALWQIWQIPESPIYAKVGPTTAPYITVAALAVLALFLLFEAARGGWQPDEEKEVAIDWRALVFVAAGLIANIALITWMGFTIASTVMFVLIAYGFGSRQPLRDVAIGFVVALVAYFGFAKLLGVNIGAGWFETLIGG, encoded by the coding sequence ATGAACGATACGACCAAGAAAGGCTTCGCGCTGCCCGAAGCATTGATCGGCGGCGGGTTACTTCTCTTCTCGGCCTTCGCGCTGTGGCAGATTTGGCAGATTCCTGAATCGCCAATCTACGCCAAAGTCGGCCCGACGACCGCGCCGTACATCACGGTGGCGGCGCTTGCCGTGCTCGCACTCTTTCTCCTGTTCGAAGCGGCGCGCGGCGGCTGGCAGCCGGACGAAGAAAAGGAAGTCGCGATCGACTGGCGCGCGCTTGTTTTCGTCGCTGCCGGATTGATCGCGAATATCGCGCTGATCACCTGGATGGGCTTCACGATCGCCTCGACCGTGATGTTCGTGTTGATCGCATACGGCTTCGGCAGCCGTCAGCCGCTGCGGGATGTTGCGATCGGCTTCGTCGTCGCGCTCGTCGCTTATTTCGGTTTTGCCAAACTGCTCGGCGTAAATATCGGCGCCGGCTGGTTCGAAACGCTGATCGGCGGGTAG